CTACCGGTTTTGAATGGGTACAAGATGAACTTGTATTATTGACAACGCTACTGAGCTTTGCTACACCCCATTTAAAAGTGTAGTGTATCCTGAAAAAGATAAGGTACTCGGATATAGAGAATGGAGGAGGCATATTGTTTGAGGCAGGTCGGAATTTCGTATAGTACcaatttatgtatgtacatgtacatatgtacggtTTAAATGCCGTTGTTAAATAACATTTCAACATTGATGTACCGACTTTCGGAAAGGTCAAGTAAAagtacaaaaacaataaaaacaattttcataagTTGTAAGATTAGAAGAATAATCGATAattttttaagccaaatgccaatcaatcgaTATACCAATTGTCTTGTAAATCGGTTTAGTAAGTTGATAGAGAAAATTCAAATAAGTATTTCTTCAGCTAGCAGATATAAATTACTTGcataatcataaataaatattagatTGAACTAACAAAATTGAACTAACTGAACTAACaagaagataaaaatatttacaacgACCGCTATGAAATGTagttaaaaaaatgtaaatctgaattttaattaaacttaaaatatatcaactagtatttaacattttcaacaaaaaaaaaagatttcttaaagcctaatttcaaattaagaataaataaaaatataaactcATTACACTCGTTTCAATTCCGCGTTCCATTCGAGACACTTTTTATTCCGATAGCACTGGGCGATACATCACTTGCAAACGGTCCTCCCGGAAATCGATAgcttcttctttctttttctgtGTGTCTTTTTTGCGGTAAAGTACATGAGCTGAAAATGTCTCAAATAAAATCGGCGAAAACTAACGTAATCTTTGCCTTACAGCGACTGTTCAAGCCAAGATACCGCTATGCCTCCCAAATTCGACCCAACGGAAGTTAAATTGGGTAAGTAAGCGAGTGTTTTTGTGAGGAGTTGAGCTTCGAGCAAACCGTAGTTTATAATAGAGGATTATCTTCAATAACGAATTTCTGCACCCAAATTACAGTGTACCTGCGTTGCGTGGGCGGAGAAGTCGGTGCCACATCCTCCCTGGCCCCAAAGATCGGTCCCCTCGGTCTGGTAAGCATGCAAATCGGTTTGTTTACTTGTGCAATTCGCGCTAACAAAAGTGTCTCTCTGTAGTCGCCCAAGAAAATCGGTGATGACATCGCCAAGGCCACCTCCGACTGGAAGGGTCTGAAGATCACCGTCTGCCTGACCATCCAGAACCGACAGGCCGCCATCTCCGTGGTTCCCTCCGCCGCCTCGCTGATCATCAAGGCTCTGAAGGAACCCCCACGTGACCGCAAGAAGCAGAAGAACAGTGAGTATTGCCCGGCAATCCTGGACTGGACTTCCAATGCCTGTGCCGGGCTGTGGTGGATAATGAGGAGCTTTGCTTCCACCGCACTGTGCCCACATGCACTGGATGGTTCTGTGCTTGATCCCCCGATTAACAGCAGATATTCTTAATTTACAGTCAAGCACAGTGGAAACATTGGCTTCGAAGACATTCTGGCCATCGCCCGCGTGATGAGGCCCAGGTCCATGGCCCGTGAGTTGAAGGGAACCTGCAAGGAAGTTCTGGGAACCGCCCAGAGCGTCGGCTGCACCGTTGACGGAAAGCACCCTCACGATGTTATTGACGAACTGAACGAGGGCTCCATTGAAGTCCCCGCGGAATAAACAGTTTTTTAAACAGAATTAATAAATTGTACGCGATACAGTCTGTAATAATTGACCCAATCGGACAGAATTTTACTTTCGAGCTCAATGCGGCCGTGAATGCGATTTCAGATAGGCTAGCTAAATGTTAAACAAGAGGAAAACTAGAAGTGCATAATATTGCATCAATTCAGCAGAGTAGATTTGCCAATTAAGCAACGCAATAGGAAAATCTTTCTTAGTTCGGTTTAACAGTTGAATTCCTATTAGGCAGAAAACAATGTGCAGAACTCTTGCATTGTTAAAACAATTATATATTTGGAAGGTCTTTCCATTAAATGAGAAGTAAACAATTCGCACATGCCCCGCAAAAAGCACATGCTTGATAAGAAAGTGTTCAGTTTTCGTTACTGGAGAATGCTTTCGGTCACATTTTCCGCCTGGGTTTCCTGCGTTGCATTTACGAATGCATGTATGCCACCCCTTTCCCAAGatacaaataaaaagagaGTATATTTAATCCGCAAATTGTAGAcgaatttattatttcatattCTCGAAAAGATCTTCAGCATTCCACAAAATTGCGGAACTCCTGGAATCAACAGCTTACAGCTTCAACTTGGTACGCCTCCAGTGACGGCGCTTAGCGTTGTAACTGAAAGAAAAAGCGGAAAGTTGAAGTTAATATTAGAATAAGATTATGTTGCACCAATGATCTTTATGTTATtaagaatattaaaaataaggtAGTGACAGTACACTCAACAATTAAACGCACTTGCGTTGGGATACTTTGCCCttacaaaacttttgccactgcaatactaaacatttaaatggaaaaccaACACCGAACTTACCGAATAGTGTTGCCAGTACGTAGGCGAACCCATTGGGGAACGGATCTGTTCTGCTTCAGCTTCTTAGCCAGCTTCTGCTTTATTCTGAACGACTTGTGTGCAGCCTGGTGGAGAAAGAAGTAACGAACGTTTAGTATCTCGatatattcaaaacatttgatcaaaaacacaaataagaaaaatttCCCACCATTTCGTCCAATCTTTTCAACGAGCCACACCGGAAAGAAAGAACCAGACCGGAAAAGAATACGCGCTGGTGGTGGGTTTATATCGATAAGTTCACTTATCACAATTTCATGCAATACGGAATGATGAAATAGaacgaaaaatatttgaggcattacaaaaaattataatataatatttaagactttttttttatagcaaGGGTGGTTCTtataaaattacataaaaactAAGTTTGTTTCGTTCAATTACTACTGGTTTCTTGAGTTAAATATGTTTCCGAAAGAACCAGTATCAGCTATTTAGCGTAAGTGAGCGACgaaatcaaattatattttgcaaTTAGAATTCAGCTAtcttgttttatatattttttttatatacaatttatataaaGTTGTTATGTTATCGGTATATTTTTTACTTAAGTTACAATCTTAATGTATATTGCAAATACATCACCAAAATATAATCAATGTAAACATAAAGCTCGCCATGATTCAATATGAAAGTGTAATTATGGTAAGTCTGTTTTAATTCGATCACGTTGTTTTCTTATTCGTATcggaaatacattttaaaaattaagatcCCTAGTTAAATaactttataaaaatattttttctttgacATTCCGATAGGCCTCTATCGATAACAGTTTCAATTGTCGTGTGTATCTGCCCCTAACGTTTTTGTTCTAAAACCATTATTTCATTTCTTCTATACATCGTTCCATTTTCCCATAAGTGTCAGTGTCATCATTTATCAATTATCATttgattattatattttacaatataATATGTGTTtaagaaaagccaaaaacgCTTCCTGCTGAGGACGAGGCACAAACAGAGCGCAGTTTTGTCACCGAACTTCCGTGCATTACGTGCGAATCGAAACGCAATGTCAACCCATACATAATATTTTGCTTTGTAAACGGTTTTTGAGTtgaaatacatacacacagtGGTGTTAAATATAAACACGTACAGAAGACTCATTTGCATCTATATTGCACGCATCGAATAACACAAAAAGCTGATTTAACAATGCGCGAATTCAAAGTTGTTGTGCTCGGGTCGGGGGGAGTTGGTAAATCGGCCCTTACAGTGCAATTCGTCTCGGGATGCTTTATTGAAAAGTACGATCCCACCATCGAGGACTTCTACCGCAAGGAAATCGAGGTATGTACATTGTATGGGCCTGCATATGTTCGCGATATCGGCCAGACATAATCAATTTACAAACGCAGCCACACGCACATACAGAtctacataaatatttatgtatgtactaAGCGTAATCACGCACATACATACGAACGTCTGTAAGCACGGGCCCAGCACAGACAGCCGTACATATACGAATGTTCGTATGTATGAATGTATGCGCACATATGTAGATACATATAATGGGCGATtaattgtacatacatatgtacatatgtgcgaACGGCCACATATAGATTCATAAATTCACTGGCGTCTGTGCATCCAAATGTGCATATTTGAGCATAGGCGTGGGTGTTGCTGCAAGGATTAATGGCCAAGCCAGTTTTCAGCCCGAAAACATGATTCATAGGCGTCCGCATCCGCAGTCGGGGGGTTTATTAAATAGGGAGTGGACTGATAACGCTAAGCGACTCCGAAACCTGCATTTTCATTCCCTTGCAGTGCAATTCTCGTTTCGAGCAGCCAGCCAAACTAGTTCCCAAGCCACAATGTGCATTCTACGCAGAGCAGAGTGCCATTTGCATCGCAGCCTGCGCAAAAGTTCATAGTTTGTCATAGTTTGGCTTGCAAAGCAACCGATTCGATGAGTGAATCAATCAGCTGGAACCGTATGTATCTCGCCATGCTGTTTATCTATTAAAACTGCATTGTGCTGCCGAATTGAAAGCAAAATGCTTCACATTTACTGCGACGTGAGTTAGCCTTTTGCCATAGAACGAATGAGTGACACATGCGAGTGCAGTCACTCGCAGCTACAAGTCCATCGGATATCTGATACTGCTTGGATCTCGGGAACGAGCCCATTGCAGGCGCATAAGTGCCGcctttggcaaataaaatatatctaaTGATGTCGAAAGACAAAGAGCAGGCGTTTCTTCCGCATTCGCACATGCCCGCCATCGTGTGTACCACCCCATTTTGTGGGCAGCACTTGCACAACCCCTAATACCGCAGCTTTGTCTGAAGAGCAAATAACTATTTCAATTAATCCCTACCGAGCCAAGAGAACGTCGTAGAACGTACGTTTGCCCACGTACGTAGATGGGGCCAGCTTCTGCGGGTTCAACGCCCCAAGACAATTTACTAATGCAATTTACCCTCTTTTGCAGGTGGACAGCTCGCCGTGCGTCTTGGAAATATTGGACACCGCGGGCACAGAGCAATTCGCATCCATGAGAGATCTCTACATTAAAAATGGTCATGGTTTTATTGTAATGTATTCACTTACGAACCATCAAACATTTCAGGTATGAAAGCCACAAGTCCCTCCTGTGCGTTCATCATCGTGTTTGCTTTGTACTTTTTAACCCAAACTTGCTCTTGAGTACTCCAACTAATGCCAATTAATGGTCTCGCTTTGCTCCACAGGATATTTCTAGTATGAAAAATGTGATCACTCGAGTGAAAGGAAGTCAGCCAGCACCCATCCTACTAGTCGCGAACAAATTCGATTTAGATTGCCAAAGAGAGGTATCCACCGCTGAAGGTAGGCATCATCCATATCCCTCCCCAGACGAGACTGCTCTTATTTACGCCACTGTTTTCCTCGTCCTCACAGGTAATGCCTTGGCACAACTGTGGGACTGTCCATTTATCGAGGCATCTGCAAAGGATCGGATAAACGTAAACGAAGTATTCGCCACCATCGTTCGAGAGATGAATTTGACGCAAGAGaatcggcaaaaaaaaaattactgtTGTTGTACGCTTTTATAgaaattttgtaaaattgtaAGATTATTatagttaaaaataaaattactaatatttaatagataacgaaaacttggcgaatttttatttttcatttccttgAAACAAAGCTGTGGTGAAAAACCCAAGTCCAACTCTTATCATCTATGAAAGCTGTTGAAAGAATTCAAACGATGACTAGCTTGACATCACGAAAATAAGTAATTCATGCTAAATTAGAAGAATATTTGCAAAAGTGACTCATGGGTAAGCATTGATAAAGAGCGAACGCGAACAGATTCGCAAGCGAATGACACCGATGAGCATGGATGTCTTTGGCTCCACGTAAAGCTGAATCTGCTGGGTCGGTCACAGATCGAACTCAATGAAGCTCATGAATCGCGTGCATTCTGGTCCAAATGCACGCCGCATTCTGGTTACTTGGTTACTTGGCTTGCACTTTACAATAGTCGGGGTATTCGGGTTTCGGCATGAGTCATCGCTGCTGACCACACCTTTCATCCACCTGAACTCTCTCTTCGGCGTTCGAAAGTCATCTGAATCAGATATCTTCTTTTCAATCAGTGCGTTCACTGATCGTCGGAAGCTTTAAAACCCAGAAACAAGGCGCCCAGTAATAATGATAAACACACAAATTCGTTTATGTAAAGAAATActataaaatttgaaaaatatttaatttagaataatacaaaatataaaacttttaGGTCTAATACAGATGTATAcattgaattaattaattttataccATTCCAAATCGTCAGGTTTGTGGGAAGACGGCGGATTTACAATGGCCTGTGCGTCATTGAACAAGTTACTGCAAAGATTATCCTCAATCTGAAAGCGTAAAGTGGGCAAAGTGAGGTAGTGGCGTGGAACTCGGTTCGCCAACTCGGCGGTCGGCAACTGCGAATGCTTACCTGGAGGGAAGACACTAAGTTATCTGGGCAGTCGAGCACGCTAAGCCCAGATTCTGCAAAGATACACGGTAAGGGAAGGCGTTAAGTTAGTAAAGGCGAGGCATGGAGCGATAAGGAGTGTGGAGTGTTCGGCCTCTATCTCAAGATCAGTACTATACTATATAGTGAAAGCAGAGATGCCATGGGAATTACGTGATCGGCCCCCCGCCCACTGCGCACTCAATGTTATCTAGCGATATCGCTACGATATCTGTGTGTCTCGTTGTCTTACGCTAGTCGGGGTGGTGGAACGAGACTTACGCATTCTGGGATCATTCCATGAAGTCGTTCGATCAATGTGATTTATAAAGTAAAGATCTCCGGACTCGGTAACTGCCTGCTCCCAACCATCCGGCAGTGGACCCAAATTGTTAGCAATGGTCGATGTGGTAGTTTGTTTTGTAGTTTGCAAAACATCTATCGaacaaaaacaatgaattacaaaccaaagtaaataaaaacaaattaaaatatgtcTTCAACGTAATGCTGCAGTGTGTAAGCGGATGAGAACGGAGGGGCACTGGCGCCCAGCATGCAGCACATATCAAAATCAATTGGAGTATGCTCAAAGCAAATCCAATCGAGCTCCCACTTCCGAATGCCAAAATGATCAGACTCCAACCCAATCCCGAAAAGTGCATTGGCGCGCTCAAAATGGACGGAATGGACTCCCTGAAATCGGTTGTGTACTGTGCTGTTCATGCGTTAGTTGGAATGAGTTAGAGCCTATCTTATCCCTGCCTGGTCTCTAGCATTAATTAGTCCTCTGATGGCTGATTTAAGTGGGTTAACAATGAGACGCAGCCACAGGCAGTTAACGACTTGCTTATCTAAGGCATTACATCTAAGATAGAACCTACCATTCTGCTTTATTCGCTCGGCCATCAagatttgctgctgctggcgatATTGGATTCTGGGATCCTCCCACTGCGTAGATTTTGTAGTATGACTGCAAGTAGAGAGAACACCATTGTTGAGATTGCTGTTTTGGGTATTAGTTGAGCTAGTAATGATTAAGAGATAAACTTGAAAGACATCCAACGAAGCCAATGAGATTTCTGTGACTCACAAGaatattttagttttcatAAGTTCATAAAGAAGACACGTATTAAATAAAGCTTCATGCATatcatttttaaaatctgCCCAAACTCACTTCAAGTAGTAGATCTGGCCATCATTGGTCTTGGCTTGCTCCCATCCCGGCGGCAAGGCGCCTAGTTGGCGGTTCAACTGAATGGGGCTGATGACGTCGTAGGAGCGCTGCTTCTTGTGCACTGTCTGCATGGACATGGGAATGTCCTGCGACATGCAGGTGTTCATGGCGTCCAGATCAATGGCCGAGCTGGCCGGGGCGCCGCTGGGGAACTCTTGGGCACTGTTCTCTGGGAAAGTGGGCCCAGCGGGCTGCTGTTGGCTGCTCGGATTGGCATTCGGATtgttggctgctgctgcgtcgCTCCGGGCGCGCACATTGTAGTTCTGCTGCAGCGAGGCGGGGCTGCTGCGGGCTCGGGAGTGATGTATCGCCAGGCGGCTGTGCTGGGGAGACGGCTGAATCTGGAGCTGGGGGATGGCGGCGATGGGCGACTGGCCATCTGGCTGCTGGACGATGGACGCCTTGTTCCCGATGTTGATGCTCGACTGGGAGCCCGCGTCGTAGGTGGAGTCGGCGCTGTTGGCCCGCGAGTGCGAGGGCGCCGGGGGCGTGAAGAAGGAGTTGGGCAGCTTCCGCATGCGCAGGGGCAGCTGCAGCGGGCGCTTGGCGTCACCCGGATTCAGGACGCTGTCGAATAGCGCCTGCAGGTTGTCGTCCGTGTCCTGGTTGACCCGCACCACCAGGTTGTTGGACTTGATCGGCGAAAGCATGTCCTCGTCGTCGATCTCCTTCTCGATCAGGCTGTTTGTATTGCTGCTGGCTGACATCGTCGTTAACATATAAAAGGCACTTATTGTATACAAACGAAAACTACATAGAATTATCTTAGCGATTAGGCACGCGCACATATATGTTCTTCCATATACGTATCACTCCATCGCGCTGCGCGAAACTATAACATTAAGGTGTTAAAAACTAAACTTCgttgcaataaataatagtaataataataattacgGAACTGccaacataaaataaatttatcccAGTGTTGCCAGATGGCTATCCCCGTCCACTTGTCCATTCCGATACTAGCGTTCCTCATGTAATCGGCTTCGTGGCTGCACCTGCGGAATGCCAGGGGTATTCCGCAAGCCGATTACGACTTTTGTCGATTTCCTTTAGCTATAGCTAAAGATTTATtctatattttgtaattaataaggcacaaaacaaagtaGATATTAAATTATGGTGTGTGTATAGCCCACACACTTGTGTTCCATAATATCAGACTATAAATTATTAGactaacaattattatttattggtttATAACATTTTGTTTAGTGAAAATAAGTACAGGCAAAGGTCTGTCAAAAACACACCCAATAACAATATAAACTGATTGTAAATGTGCCTTGTTGATTTAAGTAATAAGTGCAGGTAAAGGTCTGTCAAAAACACATACCCAATAACAATATAATCTGAATGTAAATGtgcctttttgttttcagtgcacGTTCATTCAACCCTTTTCAAAACGATTGGCAGTGGAACAAGAAGCCGTTCCGTCTCCTGCCCGACCGGAATCGTCCCCTTTCCGTTTGTTCCCCGTAGAGATGAGCGCGGGCCAGGTCTGTGAGCACGAGACAGGTTTTTGACACAGTCAAGGTCCATCGCTAGTTCGGTCTACagcaaaaagtattttaaCATTGTATATATTGGCACGACACAATTCGGAGGCATTTTTCGCTTAACAATAACTAATGTCGCATGACACAAATGTAAAATGATCGCCGTGCTGTTGGACATATTCTGGATCCCCATCGGGGGCTTCCTCTCATTTCTCATATTTATTTCCGCCATAAACAAATCAATCGGCGTCCGAAAAGCGTACGTGAACCTCCTCCTAAGGATATTCGAGGTAAATATTGCTTGCTTTCGTTCCTCAGATGAGTAAGCACCGATTTGAGGTGCTCCACTGCTGCGGTGGCTTTGCAAATGGTGCTGTCTTACCAATAGTTAAGCTATTCCAAAGTCCATAAATATAGTCAGCTTTTGGAGTACGCCATACTACGTCTGCCCTACGCAATTACTGCAATGCAGGCGAGTTCGAGAAACTATTGCTTGCCCGGAAGCTTTAAGTAGATTCTTCGGCTATCCTCAAGGAATCTGCGGGGCAGGAGTGCGCCAGTGCACCCAAGTTGCCGCTTCCCAGACACTTGTAAAGTGCCAGTCATTACCTCGTCCGACGATATGCTTGCGATAATCTTATCTGCAGATAATCCCCGATTCGACTCGTTAACAACTAATCACCTCTACTTTCAGTATGGTCGAGTTAGTATAGAGACAGCATCCAAAGAAAACCAACACATTCAAAATCCCAAGACTGACGACAAACAGGGAGTGCAACTAGTGGACGACGCCGATTCCAAAGAAGGCACCAATGGAGCCACATTGATTACCAGGGACGCGGTACTCCTGCCCCAGCCACAGGAGCCCGCTCCAGAGAAGCCAGTTTCCTCCACAAAGGTAAGGAGTCCGGCATTGCAATGGGCACCTGATTTAAACAACATTTCCCATTTGCAGGATGAAATCAATTTCGATTTTGAGAAATGCCTGGACTACGTAAAGTCTGGCGTGGAGGCCATCATCGAGGACGATGTTACGTCGCGCTTCGAGGCGGAGGAGCTCAAGAGCTGGAACATGCTGACACGCACCAATAGGCACTACGAGTTCATTTCCTGGAAAATCACCTCCATCTGGGTGTTCGGCTTCTTCATCCGCTACGTCATCCTGATGCCCCTCCGGGTATTGGTATGCTTCGTTGGTGTGAGTACATTCGGTTCATTTAGTGGCTTTTCCACAACTACCCGATCGTCCCGATTCCCATGCATGCTACAAATTATCCCAAAGGATACGCTTAAGTAATGTATTCCGCTTTAGACTGGAGAACAGCATCATGCATAGGGATTGGGCTGTCGAGTAGTTATCTTACAGTGTGAAAGGAAAGTGACTCAACGGACAATAACTGGTTAAACTTTACCCATTAGTAGATAAAAAGCGTTTTCCTCAATCGATTACATTTCAGCTTAGAGCTAGCTACCTTTTGATCTCTTTAGAGAAATAAGTTTAGTAGAGTATCGGACGACCCGACCCCCAAATGCGCGTTTGTTATCGAAATTGCTTGCACTAACGTTTACTGGAAGTTAATACAGATACGTCGCAGTACCGCGAACTTGTGATTAACAAAGTTTTCgttgaaaattttttaatttacccATAATTTACCACCATTTATTTGTGTTGTGcgcgttttttaatttacttctctaataaaaactatttaattcCTAGGTTTTATTTGCAGTTTTATCAAGCTCCATTGTGGCTTGTTTACCTTTTCGATTTGTACGGCTTTCTCTAGCGAGCTTGTCATTCAAAATTACGTTCCGCCTTATTTCAAGTTCTATGTCCTCCTTTATCAAGTTCCACAATAAGCAATATAAGCCCACAGTCTCTGGGTTCTGTGTAGCCAACCACACCTCTCCCTTGGATGTGGCTATATTATCGACCGATTGTACCTACTCTTTGGTGAGAAAGAAATTTTATCTTAAATTCGTCACACAAACTGGTTTCATTTAAGTTAAAATGCATGCATGTAACACCCGAAATCGCACATTTTGTAACCCGTACTTGTACCTAAACATACTAAATCCTGACGCTCTAACATATCGGTTCGATCATTTTATCCCAGTAAGAGAAACTCGACTTTTGGGCTTCAGACTTTGGCTAGCAGCCCGGTAACCGCCGATAAATTGTCCAATGGCTTTATTGGTTTCCATTCGTCCAAACTTATCAAAGAGTTCCCATGTGTACGCCTTGGCAGATAGCCATTATCTCTGTGTACATGGAGTTTAGACCCGACGCATATGAACATACCTACAGGCATCGATAAGTTTCAACCGCCTTGCCGACATGAATTACTTCATACTATTCATATTACCTGATAAGTCGGAACTGTTCCGAGTTTGGGCAGAAAGTCGATTCGAGAATGCATGCATGAATTTGACGGAGGTGCACTTTTCCATGTGGTCCTAAGTTTATGTTGCAgtacttttgcttttgtttcgtCCCCGCCTAATGTCCTTTGTCCTTTGCAATCTACGAGTGGTTTGCTGATTTCAGCTTATTCGTTTGCCGTGCGAGTATCTAAGTACACGAATCAGGTAAGATAAGTGCCGTGGGTATGGTATCCATTTGTTTATTACTCGGTTTATGGCCCCCACGGTGCCCTCTATTACGTGTGAAGATTAGTGTCAGCTCTTTTCGTGGTTTCCCCGTTGAATTTTGTTTGCGGAGTGTGAG
The sequence above is drawn from the Drosophila melanogaster chromosome 2R genome and encodes:
- the Rap2l gene encoding Ras-associated protein 2-like, isoform A, translated to MREFKVVVLGSGGVGKSALTVQFVSGCFIEKYDPTIEDFYRKEIEVDSSPCVLEILDTAGTEQFASMRDLYIKNGHGFIVMYSLTNHQTFQDISSMKNVITRVKGSQPAPILLVANKFDLDCQREVSTAEGNALAQLWDCPFIEASAKDRINVNEVFATIVREMNLTQENRQKKNYCCCTLL
- the yki gene encoding yorkie, isoform G codes for the protein MLTTMSASSNTNSLIEKEIDDEDMLSPIKSNNLVVRVNQDTDDNLQALFDSVLNPGDAKRPLQLPLRMRKLPNSFFTPPAPSHSRANSADSTYDAGSQSSINIGNKASIVQQPDGQSPIAAIPQLQIQPSPQHSRLAIHHSRARSSPASLQQNYNVRARSDAAAANNPNANPSSQQQPAGPTFPENSAQEFPSGAPASSAIDLDAMNTCMSQDIPMSMQTVHKKQRSYDVISPIQLNRQLGALPPGWEQAKTNDGQIYYLNHTTKSTQWEDPRIQYRQQQQILMAERIKQNDVLQTTKQTTTSTIANNLGPLPDGWEQAVTESGDLYFINHIDRTTSWNDPRMQSGLSVLDCPDNLVSSLQIEDNLCSNLFNDAQAIVNPPSSHKPDDLEWYKIN
- the Rap2l gene encoding Ras-associated protein 2-like, isoform D encodes the protein MRDLYIKNGHGFIVMYSLTNHQTFQDISSMKNVITRVKGSQPAPILLVANKFDLDCQREVSTAEGNALAQLWDCPFIEASAKDRINVNEVFATIVREMNLTQENRQKKNYCCCTLL
- the Gpat4 gene encoding Glycerol-3-phosphate acyltransferase 4, isoform D — its product is MIAVLLDIFWIPIGGFLSFLIFISAINKSIGVRKAYVNLLLRIFEYGRVSIETASKENQHIQNPKTDDKQGVQLVDDADSKEGTNGATLITRDAVLLPQPQEPAPEKPVSSTKDEINFDFEKCLDYVKSGVEAIIEDDVTSRFEAEELKSWNMLTRTNRHYEFISWKITSIWVFGFFIRYVILMPLRVLVCFVGVLFAVLSSSIVACLPFRFVRLSLASLSFKITFRLISSSMSSFIKFHNKQYKPTVSGFCVANHTSPLDVAILSTDCTYSLVVWLTVCTAAVGYLKDGPFKRDLVHKVLGMCFGVLSSAISAVITYHNEDNRPSSGICVANHTSPIDVLVLMCDSTYSLIGQRHGGFLGVLQRALARASPHIWFERGEAKDRHLVAERLKQHVSDPNNPPILIFPEGTCINNTSVMQFKKGSFEVGGVIYPVAIKYDPRFGDAFWNSAKYSMMQYLYMMMTSWAIVCDVWYLPPMYRQEGESAIDFANRVKSVIAKQGGLIDLVWDGQLKRMKPKKEWREIQQVEFANRLKSDST
- the Gpat4 gene encoding Glycerol-3-phosphate acyltransferase 4, isoform C: MIAVLLDIFWIPIGGFLSFLIFISAINKSIGVRKAYVNLLLRIFEYGRVSIETASKENQHIQNPKTDDKQGVQLVDDADSKEGTNGATLITRDAVLLPQPQEPAPEKPVSSTKDEINFDFEKCLDYVKSGVEAIIEDDVTSRFEAEELKSWNMLTRTNRHYEFISWKITSIWVFGFFIRYVILMPLRVLVCFVGVLFAVLSSSIVACLPFRFVRLSLASLSFKITFRLISSSMSSFIKFHNKQYKPTVSGFCVANHTSPLDVAILSTDCTYSLIGQRHGGFLGVLQRALARASPHIWFERGEAKDRHLVAERLKQHVSDPNNPPILIFPEGTCINNTSVMQFKKGSFEVGGVIYPVAIKYDPRFGDAFWNSAKYSMMQYLYMMMTSWAIVCDVWYLPPMYRQEGESAIDFANRVKSVIAKQGGLIDLVWDGQLKRMKPKKEWREIQQVEFANRLKSDST
- the RpL39 gene encoding ribosomal protein L39, encoding MAAHKSFRIKQKLAKKLKQNRSVPQWVRLRTGNTIRYNAKRRHWRRTKLKL
- the yki gene encoding yorkie, isoform H; the encoded protein is MCACLIAKIILCSFRLYTISAFYMLTTMSASSNTNSLIEKEIDDEDMLSPIKSNNLVVRVNQDTDDNLQALFDSVLNPGDAKRPLQLPLRMRKLPNSFFTPPAPSHSRANSADSTYDAGSQSSINIGNKASIVQQPDGQSPIAAIPQLQIQPSPQHSRLAIHHSRARSSPASLQQNYNVRARSDAAAANNPNANPSSQQQPAGPTFPENSAQEFPSGAPASSAIDLDAMNTCMSQDIPMSMQTVHKKQRSYDVISPIQLNRQLGALPPGWEQAKTNDGQIYYLNHTTKSTQWEDPRIQYRQQQQILMAERIKQNDVLQTTKQTTTSTIANNLGPLPDGWEQAVTESGDLYFINHIDRTTSWNDPRMQSGLSVLDCPDNLVSSLQIEDNLCSNLFNDAQAIVNPPSSHKPDDLEWYKIN
- the Gpat4 gene encoding Glycerol-3-phosphate acyltransferase 4, isoform E; this translates as MIAVLLDIFWIPIGGFLSFLIFISAINKSIGVRKAYVNLLLRIFEYGRVSIETASKENQHIQNPKTDDKQGVQLVDDADSKEGTNGATLITRDAVLLPQPQEPAPEKPVSSTKDEINFDFEKCLDYVKSGVEAIIEDDVTSRFEAEELKSWNMLTRTNRHYEFISWKITSIWVFGFFIRYVILMPLRVLVCFVGIGQRHGGFLGVLQRALARASPHIWFERGEAKDRHLVAERLKQHVSDPNNPPILIFPEGTCINNTSVMQFKKGSFEVGGVIYPVAIKYDPRFGDAFWNSAKYSMMQYLYMMMTSWAIVCDVWYLPPMYRQEGESAIDFANRVKSVIAKQGGLIDLVWDGQLKRMKPKKEWREIQQVEFANRLKSDST
- the RpL12 gene encoding ribosomal protein L12, isoform C, giving the protein MPPKFDPTEVKLVYLRCVGGEVGATSSLAPKIGPLGLSPKKIGDDIAKATSDWKGLKITVCLTIQNRQAAISVVPSAASLIIKALKEPPRDRKKQKNIKHSGNIGFEDILAIARVMRPRSMARELKGTCKEVLGTAQSVGCTVDGKHPHDVIDELNEGSIEVPAE
- the yki gene encoding yorkie, isoform D, which codes for MLTTMSASSNTNSLIEKEIDDEDMLSPIKSNNLVVRVNQDTDDNLQALFDSVLNPGDAKRPLQLPLRMRKLPNSFFTPPAPSHSRANSADSTYDAGSQSSINIGNKASIVQQPDGQSPIAAIPQLQIQPSPQHSRLAIHHSRARSSPASLQQNYNVRARSDAAAANNPNANPSSQQQPAGPTFPENSAQEFPSGAPASSAIDLDAMNTCMSQDIPMSMQTVHKKQRSYDVISPIQLNRQLGALPPGWEQAKTNDGQIYYLNHTTKSTQWEDPRIQYRQQQQILMAERIKQNESGLSVLDCPDNLVSSLQIEDNLCSNLFNDAQAIVNPPSSHKPDDLEWYKIN